The following are encoded in a window of Fusarium oxysporum f. sp. lycopersici 4287 chromosome 5, whole genome shotgun sequence genomic DNA:
- a CDS encoding palmitoyltransferase AKR1, translating to MCKFLIEHGAEINRKGGESVATALQWAAQRCHYYTVNLLLQHGADPLITDAQGYNTLHISTFNGNVLLIVLLLHQGIPVDVIDTFGHTALMWAAYKGFPQCVDLFLRWGASVHATDEQGFTALHWALVKGSPGCILKLIEYGADRFAKTQTGKTPAVTANELNTEGAWHRALRECGFNEDGHPAVPPWPGASYFLKDKRAFVTRFLFIWPFVLVWAMLMAVSSAPVYIGVPLGFAVVYGVQWVAQQVLEYAPPDMRHFHKTPWLTGIFAATLFLTAVNWLTTVLFATTLGASEGHGHTFLNLFFGIFLGFTAYFYIASMRYDPGFVPKMNGIAEQKAVIDGLLSQWKYDETNFCVTCMIQTPLRSKHCRRCQRCVAKHDHHCPWVYNCVGINNHRHFFFYLISLTFGIISYDFLLYYYFDTISSNASDSCNVLSPNLCKFINADSYTAILAVWITLQLLWVTMLLFTQFIQVARAMTTYENMFGVRDGTAITALTSTGAPLDPNHPSLSATATPGGHHHKHKGGMLKSLSRTLGVDPFIETITGRGAVSTKNKRKKKNPYSRGCIANCKDFWCDPAPIFGQRENGAAVLGGERVDYTAMYESPGLMQLTGRRERGGYEAVGTEEV from the exons ATGTGCAAATTCTTGATCGAACACGGCGCCGAAATTAACAGAAAGGGCGGAGAATCCGTAGCAACAGCTCTTCAATGGGCCGCTCAGCGATGCCATTACTATACCGTCAATCTGCTCCTCCAGCACGGCGCCGACCCTCTCATCACCGACGCTCAAGGCTACAACACGCTTCACATCTCGACTTTCAACGGCAACGTCCTCCTGATTGTCCTCCTGCTTCACCAGGGAATCCCTGTCGACGTTATCGACACGTTCGGCCACACTGCGCTCATGTGGGCTGCGTACAAGGGATTCCCTCAATGCGTTGATCTGTTTCTTCGCTGGGGCGCAAGCGTTCATGCGACAGACGAGCAAGGCTTCACCGCGCTGCACTGGGCGCTCGTCAAGGGAAGCCCGGGATGTATTCTCAAACTTATCGAATACGGCGCCGATCGATTCGCAAAGACACAGACGGGTAAGACTCCTGCTGTGACGGCCAACGAGCTTAATACGGAGGGCGCCTGGCACAGAGCGCTTCGAGAATGCGGTTTCAACGAGGACGGCCATCCTGCGGTTCCGCCTTGGCCTGGTGCTAGCTATTTCTTAAAGGACAAGAGAGCTTTTGTTACGAGGTTCTTGTTCATCTGGCCGTTTGTTCTGGTTTGGGCCATGCTTATGGCTGTTTCGAGTGCGCCTGTCTACATTGGCGTTCCCCTTGGATTTGCTGTGGTTTACGGTGTTCAGTGGGTTGCTCAGCAAGTACTGGAATATGCGCCTCCCGATATGCGACACTTTCACAAGACTCCTTGGCTCACCGGTATCTTTGCGGCCACGCTCTTCTTAACAGCTGTGAATTGGTTGACGACAGTCCTCTTTGCCACAACACTTGGCGCGAGTGAGGGTCACGGCCATACCTTTCTTAACCTCTTCTTCGGTatcttcttgggcttcacCGCGTACTTCTACATTGCTAGCATGAGATACGACCCGGGTTTTGTGCCAAAAATGAACGGAATTGCGGAGCAGAAAGCTGTCATCGACGGACTTTTGTCGCAGTGGAAATACGACGAGACCAACTTTTGTGTTACTTGCATGATTCAGACGCCTCTTCGAAGCAAGCACTGCCGCCGTTGTCAACGATGTGTCGCCAAGCATGATCACCATTGTCCTTGGGTTTACAACTGCGTCGGCATTAACAACCACCgacacttcttcttctaccTCATCTCGCTGACTTTTGGTATTATCTCATACGACTTTTTACTGTACTACT ACTTCGAcaccatcagcagcaacGCTTCGGATAGCTGCAACGTTCTTAGCCCGAACCTTTGCAAGTTCATCAATGCTGATTCGTACACTGCGATCTTGGCCGTTTGGATTACGCTTCAACTCCTCTGGGTCACCATGCTTTTGTTTACCCAGTTCATTCAGGTAGCTCGAGCTATGACTACGTATGAGAACATGTTTGGTGTTAGGGACGGAACTGCTATTACCGCTCTCACATCTACTGGCGCCCCTCTCGACCCCAACCACCCCTCTCTATCCGCAACAGCAACCCCTGGTGGTCATCACCACAAGCACAAGGGCGGCATGCTCAAGTCTTTGAGTCGTACCCTTGGTGTCGACCCCTTTATCGAGACCATTACCGGCAGAGGTGCTGTTTCTACCAAGAAcaagcgcaagaagaagaaccctTACAGCCGAGGCTGCATTGCCAACTGCAAGGACTTTTGGTGCGATCCCGCGCCCATTTTCGGCCAAAGAGAGAACGGAGCTGCTGTACTTGGTGGCGAGAGAGTTGACTACACAGCCATGTACGAGAGTCCTGGTCTGATGCAGTTGACGGGTCGTAGAGAGCGCGGTGGCTACGAAGCCGTTGGAACGGAAGAGGTTTAG
- a CDS encoding palmitoyltransferase AKR1, translating into MGSISTSSTSGQTAPIQMTGKSNAATPKLNNEVEMGSLPGDSQAQEEDIMQIARIGDVPAMEKLFESGEYDATYHDDEGITPLHWAAINNQYAMCKFLIEHGAEINRKGGESVATALQWAAQRCHYYTVNLLLQHGADPLITDAQGYNTLHISTFNGNVLLIVLLLHQGIPVDVIDTFGHTALMWAAYKGFPQCVDLFLRWGASVHATDEQGFTALHWALVKGSPGCILKLIEYGADRFAKTQTGKTPAVTANELNTEGAWHRALRECGFNEDGHPAVPPWPGASYFLKDKRAFVTRFLFIWPFVLVWAMLMAVSSAPVYIGVPLGFAVVYGVQWVAQQVLEYAPPDMRHFHKTPWLTGIFAATLFLTAVNWLTTVLFATTLGASEGHGHTFLNLFFGIFLGFTAYFYIASMRYDPGFVPKMNGIAEQKAVIDGLLSQWKYDETNFCVTCMIQTPLRSKHCRRCQRCVAKHDHHCPWVYNCVGINNHRHFFFYLISLTFGIISYDFLLYYYFDTISSNASDSCNVLSPNLCKFINADSYTAILAVWITLQLLWVTMLLFTQFIQVARAMTTYENMFGVRDGTAITALTSTGAPLDPNHPSLSATATPGGHHHKHKGGMLKSLSRTLGVDPFIETITGRGAVSTKNKRKKKNPYSRGCIANCKDFWCDPAPIFGQRENGAAVLGGERVDYTAMYESPGLMQLTGRRERGGYEAVGTEEV; encoded by the exons ATGGGGAGCATCAGTACCAGTTCCACCTCCGGCCAAACCGCGCCCATCCAGATGACGGGTAAATCGAATGCCGCTACGCCAAAGCTGAATAACGAAGTCGAGATGGGCAGTCTACCGGGAGATTCGCAGGCTCAGGAGGAGGATATCATGCAGATCGCTAGGATAGGAGACGTACCAGCCATGGAGAAGCTTTTCGAGTCGGGAGAGTACGATGCGACCTACCATGACGATGAGGGTATTACGCCCTTACAT TGGGCTGCGATTAACAATCAATATGCAATGTGCAAATTCTTGATCGAACACGGCGCCGAAATTAACAGAAAGGGCGGAGAATCCGTAGCAACAGCTCTTCAATGGGCCGCTCAGCGATGCCATTACTATACCGTCAATCTGCTCCTCCAGCACGGCGCCGACCCTCTCATCACCGACGCTCAAGGCTACAACACGCTTCACATCTCGACTTTCAACGGCAACGTCCTCCTGATTGTCCTCCTGCTTCACCAGGGAATCCCTGTCGACGTTATCGACACGTTCGGCCACACTGCGCTCATGTGGGCTGCGTACAAGGGATTCCCTCAATGCGTTGATCTGTTTCTTCGCTGGGGCGCAAGCGTTCATGCGACAGACGAGCAAGGCTTCACCGCGCTGCACTGGGCGCTCGTCAAGGGAAGCCCGGGATGTATTCTCAAACTTATCGAATACGGCGCCGATCGATTCGCAAAGACACAGACGGGTAAGACTCCTGCTGTGACGGCCAACGAGCTTAATACGGAGGGCGCCTGGCACAGAGCGCTTCGAGAATGCGGTTTCAACGAGGACGGCCATCCTGCGGTTCCGCCTTGGCCTGGTGCTAGCTATTTCTTAAAGGACAAGAGAGCTTTTGTTACGAGGTTCTTGTTCATCTGGCCGTTTGTTCTGGTTTGGGCCATGCTTATGGCTGTTTCGAGTGCGCCTGTCTACATTGGCGTTCCCCTTGGATTTGCTGTGGTTTACGGTGTTCAGTGGGTTGCTCAGCAAGTACTGGAATATGCGCCTCCCGATATGCGACACTTTCACAAGACTCCTTGGCTCACCGGTATCTTTGCGGCCACGCTCTTCTTAACAGCTGTGAATTGGTTGACGACAGTCCTCTTTGCCACAACACTTGGCGCGAGTGAGGGTCACGGCCATACCTTTCTTAACCTCTTCTTCGGTatcttcttgggcttcacCGCGTACTTCTACATTGCTAGCATGAGATACGACCCGGGTTTTGTGCCAAAAATGAACGGAATTGCGGAGCAGAAAGCTGTCATCGACGGACTTTTGTCGCAGTGGAAATACGACGAGACCAACTTTTGTGTTACTTGCATGATTCAGACGCCTCTTCGAAGCAAGCACTGCCGCCGTTGTCAACGATGTGTCGCCAAGCATGATCACCATTGTCCTTGGGTTTACAACTGCGTCGGCATTAACAACCACCgacacttcttcttctaccTCATCTCGCTGACTTTTGGTATTATCTCATACGACTTTTTACTGTACTACT ACTTCGAcaccatcagcagcaacGCTTCGGATAGCTGCAACGTTCTTAGCCCGAACCTTTGCAAGTTCATCAATGCTGATTCGTACACTGCGATCTTGGCCGTTTGGATTACGCTTCAACTCCTCTGGGTCACCATGCTTTTGTTTACCCAGTTCATTCAGGTAGCTCGAGCTATGACTACGTATGAGAACATGTTTGGTGTTAGGGACGGAACTGCTATTACCGCTCTCACATCTACTGGCGCCCCTCTCGACCCCAACCACCCCTCTCTATCCGCAACAGCAACCCCTGGTGGTCATCACCACAAGCACAAGGGCGGCATGCTCAAGTCTTTGAGTCGTACCCTTGGTGTCGACCCCTTTATCGAGACCATTACCGGCAGAGGTGCTGTTTCTACCAAGAAcaagcgcaagaagaagaaccctTACAGCCGAGGCTGCATTGCCAACTGCAAGGACTTTTGGTGCGATCCCGCGCCCATTTTCGGCCAAAGAGAGAACGGAGCTGCTGTACTTGGTGGCGAGAGAGTTGACTACACAGCCATGTACGAGAGTCCTGGTCTGATGCAGTTGACGGGTCGTAGAGAGCGCGGTGGCTACGAAGCCGTTGGAACGGAAGAGGTTTAG
- a CDS encoding cystathionine beta-synthase has protein sequence MASQVPHVPPRAATVHSATELIGNTPLVRLNKIPQSLGIECDVYVKPELFSAGGSVKDRIALRMIEEAEKSGRIKPGDTLIEPTSGNTGIGLALVGAIKGYKTIITLPEKMSAEKVSVLRALGATIIRTPTQAAWDAPESHIGVARRLEKELPNAHILDQYSNENNPLAHEFGTAEEIWEQTGGKINAIVAGAGTGGTITGLARGLKKHNQDIKVIAADPHGSILALPELLNEEHANESYKVEGIGYDFIPDVLDQQIVDKWYKTDDRQSFHLARRLIAEEGILVGGSSGSAMAAMLLAVKEYNFKKGDVVVVVLPDSIRSYLSKFADDDWLAANDLLPVNGVESTVNGNSQKKTSDPYEGATIASLRLKPVTSVGANSSCSEAIETMRDKGFDQLPVLSANGNKLVGLVTLGNLLSYISRGRATAQSPVSDVMFDFARLDEIVTDPREFASPINPGKRRQFVEITKDTPLTTLSKFFEWNSAAVVTEKTDDSKSLSKPIAIVTKVDLLTWMINKKL, from the exons AGTCGCTGGGCATCGAGTGCGATGTCTACGTCAAGCCAGAACTGTTCAGTGCTGGAGGCAGTGTTAAGGATAGAATTGCTCTACGCATGattgaagaggctgagaagagtGGAAGAATTAAGCCTGGTGACACTCTTATCGAGCCTACCAGTGGAAACAC TGGTATCGGTCTTGCTCTCGTTGGAGCTATCAAGGGCTACAAGACTATCATCACACTCCCCGAGAAGATGTCCGCCGAAAAGGTCTCCGTCCTCCGTGCCCTCGGCGCCACCATCATCCGTACTCCTACACAAGCTGCTTGGGATGCCCCCGAGTCTCACATTGGTGTTGCCCGCCGTCTCGAGAAGGAGCTTCCCAACGCCCATATTCTCGACCAGTACAGCAACGAGAACAACCCTCTCGCCCACGAGTTCGGCACCGCTGAGGAGATCTGGGAGCAGACTGGCGGCAAGATCAACGCTATTGTCGCTGGTGCCGGTACTGGTGGTACCATCACTGGTCTTGCTCGGGGTCTTAAGAAGCACAACCAGGAcatcaaggtcattgctgcgGATCCCCACGGCAGTATCCTTGCTCTGCCTGAGCTTTTGAACGAGGAGCATGCCAATGAGTCTTATAAGGTGGAGGGTATTGGATATGATTTTATTCCCGATGTGCTCGACCAGCAGATCGTTGATAAGTGGTACAAGACCGATGACCGACAGTCTTTCCACCTTGCTCGACGACTTATTGCCGAGGAGGGTATCCTGGTTGGTGGCAGTTCCGGTTCTGCCATGGCTGCCATGCTCCTCGCTGTCAAGGAGTACAACTTTAAGAAGGGCGATGTTGTAGTTGTTGTCCTGCCTGACAGCATCCGAAGCTACCTCTCCAAGTTCGCTGATGACGACTGGCTCGCCGCCAACGACCTCCTCCCCGTCAATGGTGTTGAATCCACTGTCAACGGAAACagccagaagaagacctCCGACCCTTACGAGGGTGCCACCATCGCTTCTCTGCGCCTCAAGCCCGTCACATCCGTCGGTGCTAACTCTTCCTGCTCCGAGGCCATCGAGACCATGCGCGACAAGGGCTTCGATCAACTCCCCGTCCTTTCCGCCAACGGCAACAAGCTCGTCGGTCTCGTCACACTTGGTAACCTCCTAAGCTACATCTCCCGCGGCCGCGCCACCGCCCAGAGCCCCGTATCAGACGTCATGTTCGACTTTGCGCGCCTCGACGAGATCGTCACTGATCCTCGCGAATTCGCTTCCCCCATCAACCCCGGCAAGCGTAGACAATTCGTCGAGATCACAAAGGACACACCCCTTACCACACTCAGCAAGTTCTTTGAGTGGAACAGTGCAGCCGTCGTCACCGAGAAGACTGACGACTCCAAGTCTCTGTCCAAGCCCATTGCTATTGTTACAAAGGTTGATCTCCTTACATGGatgatcaacaagaagctgtAG